Part of the Gemmatimonadota bacterium genome, CCGTTCTTCGCGTAGTACAGCTCGTGCCCGGCCGACTGCAGAATGTGGCGCTGCAGAAGGAGATCTTGTTCGTCGTCATCAACGATGAGTACTCGGGCCATGTCCTGTGTGGGCAGAGATCCGCCGACCTCGATTCGCACTCAATTGATGGAACCAAAGTGCCCTGGGAGCAAGGGTCTTGTTTCTCTAGCGCGAGCCGTTCGACGGGAGAAGTTGGAAGGTCACAGTTTGAGACTCCTCCGGCCCAGTTCGCGGCTCTTCGTCGCCGAGATAGAAGACCGAAGTCGTCACGATCCTTTCAAGCCGCTCCGCCGAGAGCACCCGACCCTCCCCGACGTGGAAGACGAACGTGCCCTCCCGCGCGCTCTCTCGCGTGACTTGCATTTTGGCGTCGGGCCCGAGATGCGGCTGATCGATCACCGTGCTACCACCGCCCTTGGCACTGTAGCTGATCGTGACCTCCTCACCTTCGATCGACTCGATCGAGAACCTCGTCGCTTCCGCAAAGTCGAGGTCGAGGTCCGGGAGGGTGTAGCCGGATATCTTCGCCCACTCCCCGCCCACCTCTTGGGGCTCGACGGGAAGCGGTAGAAAGGAGACGAGCGTCAGCGCCTCGAGCGTGGGGCGCCACTGATCCGCTTCTAGCCCTAGTTCCGAGAATGGCATCGTCCCGACCGAAGGGTCTCCTTCGCCCACGTCGAGCGTGTATTCCGCGATCATGTTGCCGTCATCGTCTTCGTATACGTCGATGCCGAGCAGAATCGTGTCCGGCCCTATGCGGTACTGCTCGCGACCGTCCACGGCCCCTACGACTTCGAGCACGCCCCAGTAGCTCGTCTGATGGGGCTTGGCCCGGAGAGTTGGGGGTGGGGGCTCTACCCGTCTTTGCTGAGCGGCCGTCGTCGAGGCGGCCACTGTCGCGTCCGCCAAAACGGCTACCGTCAGGATCGCGAGTGTGAGCAGACCTCGGCGTCCACGCTGGACAGGTCGAGTCACGGTTCTGGTTCGGGGTGGAAACGTGGTTCCGCGCGTGTCACGGCACGGGCTGCACCTAATCGTACGCACCGGCGTCTGATCGGGACAGCGAGTCTGTCGGACCTGCCGCGAATTCATCGGAGCTCTGGGATGGCTCTTCGGTCGCCTCGCGCCTACACTGCCAGGATGGACACTCACGATGTATCGGACGACCTGCTCGGCAGACGTCTAAAGGCTTCCGCCGTTGGAATCCTGTCACTCCTGCTCGGCTCGACGGCGCCACAGGAGCAAGAGTGGCGACCGCTCTTCAACGGAGAAGACCTCTCCGGTTGGACCGTGAAGGTCACCGGGTACGATCTCGGTGAAGATCCCTTGGGCACGTTCCGCGTCGAAGACGGACTGCTCACGGTGGGCTATGAGCGATACGACGTCTTCGGCGAACGGTTCGCACACCTCTTCTACGACGAGCCGTTCTCCAGCTACGTGCTGCGCATCGAGTATCGATTCATCGGAGAGCAGGTCGAGGGAGGGCCCGACTGGGCCGTCAAGAACAGCGGCGTGATGTTCCATTCCCAAAGCCCGGAATCCATGGCCCGCGATCAGGACTTCCCGATCTCGCTGGAGGCTCAGTTGCTCGGCGGTAACGGATTCGATGAGCGTCCCACCGCCAACTTGTGCACGCCCGGCACTCACGTCGTCATGGAGGGCGAGCTCATCGAGCGACACTGCACGAGCGCGCGGGCACCCACCTATCACGGGGAAGAGTGGGTGACGGTCGA contains:
- a CDS encoding DUF1080 domain-containing protein, producing MALRSPRAYTARMDTHDVSDDLLGRRLKASAVGILSLLLGSTAPQEQEWRPLFNGEDLSGWTVKVTGYDLGEDPLGTFRVEDGLLTVGYERYDVFGERFAHLFYDEPFSSYVLRIEYRFIGEQVEGGPDWAVKNSGVMFHSQSPESMARDQDFPISLEAQLLGGNGFDERPTANLCTPGTHVVMEGELIERHCTSARAPTYHGEEWVTVDLVVRGGTSIAHVIGGDTVLAYERPVVGGGVVNGYDEAAKHDGELLTGGYIALQSESHPVQFRQVLLRPLAGGR